The sequence CTCTGACCCCTACCGTTCTCGGCCCGATCACCGACATCCCGCTCGGCGAAGGACGCACCTACGCCGTGGACGGGGAGATGATCGCCGTCTTCCGCCTGCGCGACGGTTCGCTGCGCGCCGTCTCGGCGGTCTGCCCGCACAAGGGCGGCCCGCTGGCGGACGGGCAGATCGACAACCGGATCGTCGTCTGCCCCCTGCACCTGTACGCATGGGACCTCGCCACCGGGTGCTCCCAGTCCGGCCAACCCCCGATCAGCGTCTACCCGGTCCGGGAGGACGCGGGTCGCATCCTTCTCGGAGAGTGACATGACCGCGACTGTCGAACCCATCGAGGTGACCCGCCCGGCGGCGGCCTCCCTGCGAGGGCACTGGATCGACGACTGGCGCCCCGAGGACCCCACGTTCTGGGCCGGCGGCGGCGCCCGGATCGCCAAACGCAACCTGATCTTCTCGATCTTCTCCGAGCACATCGGCTTCTCGGTGTGGTCGCTGTGGTCGGTGATGGTGCTCTTCCTGGGCCCGCAGTACGGTTTCGACCCGGCCCAGAAGTTCCTGCTCACCGCGGTGCCGACGCTGGTCGGGGCGGGGTTGCGGATCCCGTACACGTTCGCCGTGGCCCGCTTCGGCGGGCGCAACTGGACGATCATCAGCGCGTCGCTGCTGCTGGTCCCGGCGATCCTGGCGGCGATCCTGATCGAGCCGGGCGTCTCGTTCACCACGTGCCTGATCCTGGCCGCCACGGCCGGCGTGGGGGGTGGCAACTTCGCCTCGTCGATGGCGAACATCAACGCCTTCTTCCCGAACCGCCACAAGGGCTGGGCGCTCGGCATCAACGCCGGGGGCGGCAACATCGGCGTCGCCGCGGTCCAGCTGATCGGCCTGTTCGTGCTCGCCGTCTTCGGCGCCGGGCGCCCGGGCATCGTGGCCGGCATCTACATCCCGCTGATCGTGCTGGCCACTGTCGCCTCGGCGATCTGGATGGACAACCTGTCGCAGGCCCGCAACGAGAAGCGCGGGATGCGTGACGCGGTGCGCGAGTCGCACACCTGGGTCATGTCGCTGCTCTACATCGGCACGTTCGGCTCGTTCATCGGCTTCGGGTTCGCCTTCGGCCAGGTGCTGCAGGTGCAGTTCGCCGACCGGTTCGACACCCCGATCAAGGCGGCCTACCTGACCTTCCTCGGGCCGCTGCTGGGCTCGCTGATCCGCCCGGTCGGCGGCGCGCTGGCCGACCGGCTCGGCGGCGCGCGGGTCACCTTCGTCAACTTCATCGCGATGGCGGCGGGCGCGTCCACCGTGCTGGTGGCGGCGCAGCAACGGTCGCTGCCGCTGTACCTGGCCGGGTTCACCAGCCTGTTCATCCTCAGTGGACTGGGCAACGGGTCGACGTACAAGATGATCCCGGCGATCTTCAAGGCGAAGTACGCGGGCGACGAGCACCAGGCGCGGCGCATCTCCGGCGCGGTGATCGGCATCGCCGGCGCGATCGGGGCGGTCGGCGGGGTGCTGGTCAACCTGGCCTTCCGGCAGTCGTTCCTGACGTACCGGGACGCGGACGCGGCGTACCTGGGCTTCATCGGGTTCTACGCGCTCTGCGTGCTGGTCACCTGGGTGGTCTACCTGCGCCCGGCGGCGCGGCGCACGATCGCGGTGTGACCCTCCGGCAGCACCGGGGCCCGGGCGCGGTCGCGCGCCCGGGCCCCTTTCCGGTCGTACCCATTGCGGGTCGATAGGTCCGCGGTTTTCCGCGATGATTTGCGGAACCATACCGTAGTCGCGGTCGCTCGGAATCTGATTCCGGAAACCTCGGGAAGCCCTTGTCGGGAACCTTTTAGCATCGACTCGACTCGGCAAGAGCCAACGGAGAGGAATCGACAATCATGAAGCACGTGACCCGCATGGTGCTCACCGCCGGAATCACCGCCGCCGCCGCGCTGAGCGTCGGCGCCGGCGCGGCCTCGGCGGTCCCGCGGACTGCCCCGACCGCTGTCCAGCAGGTGGCGTCCGGCCACGACGACCCCGACGAGCTGCAGTTCTACGACTGGTACGGCTCGAAGTCGGCGTGCAAGAAGGCCGGCAACAAGGGTGAGCAGCGTGACGAGTGGTACGACTTCTCGTGTGATCAGGGCCGTGGCAAGCACCGCTACGAGTGGGGTCTGTACATCGCGATGGACGACGAGGACCGGCACGGCGGCGGAGACGACGACTGACGCCGCGGGACGGGTGACCGGCTGAGTGCGGACGGCCGTCCCGATCGCGGGATCGGCCGTACGCCTGCCGGGGTCCGCAGCCGGCCGGTCCCCGGGCACGTGTGCCCGGGACGTCGTTTCCGGCCGGCGCCCCGGCCCTCGCGCAATTGGTGCCGTGCCCGAATGAATTCGGGATCCTCCGCCGCCTTCCGGGGACGCTGCCGGGCCGCATCGGCCCGAGAAACCGAGAGGCTCGTTGCGATGAACAAGACAATGCGCATGCTGATGGTCGCCGGCGTGGTCGTCGGCGCCGGACTGGCCGGGACCGCCGGTGCGGCGTCGGCCGAGGCCGCCGTCAATCCGGCGGCCATCACCGACTATCCGGCCATGGAGTTCTTCGACTGGTATCCGACCGAGCGCAGCTGCTCGGAGGAGGCCGAGCTGGGCATCGACAAGAGGTACTGGTCGGACTACCGCTGCGACCGGGGCACCGGCCTGCACACCGGCGACTGGGCGCTCTACGTGACCTTCTGAGGCCGCCGCGGGCGGGCCGGCCCGGCCCGGGACACGGCGGGCCGGCCCGCCCGTGGCATCGCCCCGGAAACGACGCAGCCACTTCGGCCGGCACCGCCGGCCGAAGTGGCTGATGCGCTTCGGTGCCGGCATCGTTTCTTTCGCTGATTTGCCGTGCCGCGCCGGCATTTCGCGATTGCGGGATGATCCACCGAGAGGCCGGGCCGCCGGCCGAAAAGATTCGCGGGAGCCGGGGTCACCCGATCGTGTTCGTGTGTCGGCGCGCCGGAATCCAGCCGCGCCATATGATCCCTTAGTCCGAAAATTACCTTTCATGCAGAAAAGGTGATCAGATGAACAGGGTGATGCGCGGATTCGTGTTGTCCGGTGTGGCGGCCGCCGCCGGCCTGGCCGCCGGCGCCGTTCCGGCGGCCGCGTCGAGCGGCGCGCCGCAGCCGCCGGCTCGGAGCGCGGCGGTCCAGCGGGCCGACGCCCAGGCCCGCTTCGGCGAGGCGATCGTCGGCTACTACCGCAGCCCTCTGGCCTGCCACCGGGCCGGGCGGCTGGGTGAGTGGCGCGACCGCTGGGCGGACCACGAGTGTTTCCAGGTCCGGCGGGGCGTGCACCGCGGCTTCTGGGCGCTGAAGGTCTACGGCTGGGACGACGACGTCCACGGCGGTCCGCAGGGTGGCCCGCAGGGCGGTCCGCAGGGTGGCCCGCAGGGCGGTCCGTGGAAGAAGGGCTGAGCGGGATCGTTTTCGGCCGGGGGCCGCATCCATCCGGATGCGGCCCCCGGTTTTTTGCCTGTCAGGCCGCCCCGGGCGGCGCTTTCCGCACATCCCCTCCGGTGCGCCCCGATGGCGTTTCCCGGAC is a genomic window of Actinoplanes teichomyceticus ATCC 31121 containing:
- a CDS encoding nitrate/nitrite transporter; translated protein: MTATVEPIEVTRPAAASLRGHWIDDWRPEDPTFWAGGGARIAKRNLIFSIFSEHIGFSVWSLWSVMVLFLGPQYGFDPAQKFLLTAVPTLVGAGLRIPYTFAVARFGGRNWTIISASLLLVPAILAAILIEPGVSFTTCLILAATAGVGGGNFASSMANINAFFPNRHKGWALGINAGGGNIGVAAVQLIGLFVLAVFGAGRPGIVAGIYIPLIVLATVASAIWMDNLSQARNEKRGMRDAVRESHTWVMSLLYIGTFGSFIGFGFAFGQVLQVQFADRFDTPIKAAYLTFLGPLLGSLIRPVGGALADRLGGARVTFVNFIAMAAGASTVLVAAQQRSLPLYLAGFTSLFILSGLGNGSTYKMIPAIFKAKYAGDEHQARRISGAVIGIAGAIGAVGGVLVNLAFRQSFLTYRDADAAYLGFIGFYALCVLVTWVVYLRPAARRTIAV
- a CDS encoding Rieske (2Fe-2S) protein; its protein translation is MKTLTPTVLGPITDIPLGEGRTYAVDGEMIAVFRLRDGSLRAVSAVCPHKGGPLADGQIDNRIVVCPLHLYAWDLATGCSQSGQPPISVYPVREDAGRILLGE